The Exiguobacterium acetylicum genome includes a window with the following:
- a CDS encoding leucyl aminopeptidase, translated as MQINQTVDVLVVGISGNQPLDERLQGLYGDKLEEWVRQGDISTKRGELRLLPTLTGDVARVLFVGLGKVDQLAQDDLRRLLGKAAQHVKARRLEHVTVDATTFPGQPVELIAETFTLATYEVKHYKTSPSTAYTLHLTVLPLEEEATRRGTVLAEATNLARRLVTMPGNLLTAPALADEAHFIAERHGHDLRIIDKEEMEALGMGALLAVNQGSVIPPKLIVLEYKGSAEAPIAVVGKGVTFDTGGYSIKPKDGIVGMKGDMGGAAAVLGLFEALGQLKPDVHVIGVIPATDNMISGDAFKPDDVITSMAGKTIEVLNTDAEGRLVLADAVTYVKEYQPKAIIDLATLTGGVLVALGTEITGALTNDASLYERFEQVTKETNEMVWQMPYVDAFIKQVRRSDVADLNNSPGRMGHMIFGGAFVGEFVGDTPWLHLDIAGTSEQNQASEIGPKGATGVMVRSLYRFVEQEK; from the coding sequence ATGCAAATTAATCAAACCGTAGACGTACTCGTTGTCGGGATTTCAGGAAATCAACCACTCGATGAACGGTTACAAGGACTGTATGGTGACAAATTAGAGGAGTGGGTCCGTCAAGGTGACATCTCAACAAAACGAGGAGAACTGCGACTGTTGCCAACGTTAACAGGAGACGTCGCACGTGTCTTGTTCGTCGGACTCGGGAAAGTCGATCAACTCGCGCAAGATGATTTACGTCGCTTGCTCGGAAAAGCAGCACAACATGTCAAAGCCCGTCGCTTAGAACATGTCACAGTCGACGCGACGACATTCCCAGGGCAACCGGTTGAACTGATTGCCGAAACGTTCACCCTCGCTACATATGAGGTCAAGCACTATAAGACGTCTCCTTCTACAGCGTACACGCTTCATTTGACGGTCTTACCATTAGAGGAAGAAGCAACACGGCGTGGAACGGTCTTGGCTGAAGCGACGAACTTAGCGCGTCGTCTCGTGACGATGCCAGGGAATCTCTTGACGGCTCCAGCGCTTGCAGACGAAGCACACTTTATTGCGGAACGTCATGGGCACGACCTCCGGATCATCGACAAGGAAGAGATGGAAGCACTCGGGATGGGCGCATTGCTTGCCGTCAACCAAGGATCCGTCATTCCACCGAAATTGATCGTCCTTGAATATAAAGGATCAGCAGAAGCACCGATTGCCGTCGTCGGGAAAGGTGTTACCTTCGATACAGGTGGTTATTCAATCAAACCAAAAGACGGCATCGTCGGAATGAAAGGCGACATGGGTGGAGCAGCAGCCGTACTCGGTCTGTTTGAAGCACTCGGTCAGCTCAAGCCAGATGTTCATGTCATCGGAGTCATTCCGGCAACAGACAATATGATTTCAGGAGATGCCTTCAAACCGGACGATGTCATCACATCGATGGCAGGTAAAACGATTGAAGTCTTGAACACGGACGCGGAAGGACGGCTTGTCCTCGCTGACGCGGTCACGTACGTGAAAGAGTATCAGCCAAAAGCGATCATTGATCTTGCGACTTTGACAGGTGGTGTCCTTGTGGCACTTGGAACAGAAATCACAGGTGCGTTGACGAATGACGCGTCGCTCTACGAACGTTTTGAACAGGTGACGAAGGAGACGAATGAGATGGTCTGGCAAATGCCGTATGTCGATGCGTTCATCAAACAAGTTCGTCGTTCAGACGTCGCAGACTTGAACAACTCACCAGGTCGCATGGGGCATATGATCTTCGGTGGTGCGTTCGTCGGTGAATTCGTCGGAGACACACCTTGGCTACACCTCGATATCGCAGGAACATCGGAACAAAATCAAGCGTCCGAGATTGGTCCAAAAGGAGCAACCGGCGTCATGGTTCGTAGTCTGTACCGGTTCGTCGAGCAAGAAAAATGA
- the ptsP gene encoding phosphoenolpyruvate--protein phosphotransferase, which translates to MAQHIKGIGASAGIAIAKAFVMETPVFEIPSHKIEDAAAEKERFQAAIAKSKTELEVIRENTLQELGPDKAEIFSAHLLILEDPEIVSQVNAKIEDEQANAAKALDEVANMMVMIFESMDNEYMRERAADVRDVTKRTMAHLLGITFVTPAQINEEVIIIAEDLTPSDTAQLNRKYAKGFATNIGGRTSHSAIMSRSLEIPAVVGTKVVLTDVKHGDLLILDGAEGDVIVNPSEEQVAEYEAKRAAYIAQKEEWKKLKNEKTMTADGHHVELAANIGTPNDVKGVLENGAEAVGLYRTEFLYMDAETFPTEDEQFTAYKTVLESMGDKKVVIRTLDIGGDKELSYLDLPHEMNPFLGYRAIRLCLDQTDLFRTQLRALLRASAHGKLAVMFPMIATIEEFRAAKALLLEEKANLQAEGVTVSEDIEVGMMVEIPATAVMARQFAKEVDFFSVGTNDLIQYTMAADRMNEKVSYLYQPFNPAILNLLNNVITEAHKAGKWVGMCGEMAGEELALPILLGLGLDEFSMSASSVLRARSLMTRLNKSECEAIVEQVLDMDTAEEVVDFLSTTFDIKK; encoded by the coding sequence ATGGCACAACATATCAAGGGAATTGGCGCTTCTGCAGGGATTGCGATTGCAAAAGCATTCGTAATGGAAACACCGGTCTTTGAAATTCCATCGCACAAAATCGAGGATGCAGCTGCGGAAAAAGAACGTTTCCAAGCAGCAATCGCAAAATCGAAGACGGAACTCGAAGTCATTCGTGAAAATACCTTACAAGAATTAGGTCCAGATAAAGCAGAGATCTTCTCAGCTCACCTTCTCATCTTAGAAGATCCGGAAATCGTTAGTCAGGTGAACGCAAAAATCGAGGACGAGCAAGCAAATGCTGCGAAAGCACTCGATGAAGTCGCGAACATGATGGTCATGATTTTCGAATCAATGGATAACGAATACATGCGCGAACGTGCAGCAGACGTCCGTGACGTCACGAAACGGACGATGGCTCACCTTCTCGGTATCACGTTCGTCACTCCAGCTCAAATCAACGAAGAAGTCATCATCATCGCAGAAGACTTGACTCCTTCAGATACAGCTCAGTTGAACCGTAAATATGCAAAAGGTTTCGCAACGAACATTGGTGGCCGGACATCGCACTCTGCCATCATGTCACGTTCACTCGAAATCCCTGCAGTCGTCGGAACAAAAGTTGTCTTGACGGATGTGAAACATGGCGATCTTCTCATCCTTGATGGTGCTGAAGGTGACGTCATCGTTAACCCAAGTGAAGAGCAAGTGGCTGAGTATGAAGCAAAACGTGCAGCATACATCGCACAAAAAGAAGAGTGGAAGAAACTCAAGAATGAAAAAACAATGACAGCTGACGGTCATCACGTTGAGCTCGCTGCAAACATCGGTACACCAAACGATGTCAAAGGTGTGCTTGAAAACGGTGCAGAAGCAGTCGGTCTTTATCGTACGGAATTCCTCTACATGGATGCAGAGACGTTCCCAACGGAAGACGAGCAGTTCACAGCATACAAAACAGTTCTCGAGTCAATGGGCGATAAAAAAGTTGTCATCCGGACACTTGATATCGGTGGTGACAAAGAATTGTCGTACCTTGATCTCCCACACGAGATGAACCCGTTCCTCGGTTACCGTGCAATTCGTCTCTGTCTCGATCAAACAGACTTGTTCCGTACACAATTGCGCGCACTTCTTCGTGCAAGTGCACACGGTAAACTCGCTGTCATGTTCCCGATGATCGCAACAATCGAAGAGTTCCGTGCTGCAAAAGCTCTTCTCCTTGAAGAGAAAGCAAATCTCCAAGCTGAAGGCGTCACTGTATCGGAAGACATCGAAGTCGGTATGATGGTCGAAATCCCAGCAACAGCGGTCATGGCTCGTCAGTTCGCAAAAGAAGTCGACTTCTTCTCAGTCGGAACGAACGATTTGATTCAATACACGATGGCAGCAGACCGGATGAACGAAAAAGTATCATACCTGTACCAACCGTTCAACCCAGCCATCTTGAACCTCTTGAACAACGTCATCACAGAAGCACACAAAGCAGGCAAATGGGTCGGTATGTGTGGTGAGATGGCAGGAGAAGAATTGGCACTTCCAATCCTTCTTGGTCTTGGTCTCGATGAGTTCTCGATGTCAGCATCATCTGTCCTTCGCGCACGTAGCTTGATGACACGTCTCAACAAGTCAGAATGTGAAGCAATCGTTGAGCAAGTACTTGATATGGATACGGCAGAAGAAGTCGTTGACTTCCTCAGCACGACATTCGATATCAAAAAATAA
- a CDS encoding MDR family MFS transporter translates to MSSTTTKTNTTPVVIGLLIGILVAAMDNTIVATAMPTIVSELNGFDQYAWVTSAYMIATVAGMPIFGKLSDMYGRKRFFLFGMLIFMIGSILCGMADSIIELSAYRALQGLGGGALMPIAFTIIFDIFPPEKRGKVSGLFGAVFGISSIFGPLLGAVLTDSLDWRWVFYINIPLGLIALGLVTVFYQESPVHRTQKIDYVGAVTLVAGLILFLLALEMGGKEYAWSSPQILGLFGAALVSFIAFAFAERRAADPVITFSLFRRRLFAATQGVAFFYGFVFISASVFIPIFVQGVFGGSATNSGLILMPMLIASVISAQLGGQLPNKFGFRNVMIVSAVFFLLGVYLLSTMTLDTSRTAVTIYMIILGFGVGFSFSLLNLASINGIEMQRRGAATSMGSTFRTIGMTLGVTVLGIIQSRTFTSAVSDRLPQGEAPSGGQFPTAAAFAKMPPEVATAIKTSLAESISTVYFWALIPAVLGVIFIFLMGNERPILSEQAAPEKKKQAQ, encoded by the coding sequence ATGTCTTCGACTACAACAAAAACGAATACGACACCTGTCGTCATTGGATTATTGATTGGGATTTTAGTTGCGGCAATGGATAACACGATTGTTGCGACGGCAATGCCAACGATCGTCAGCGAACTGAATGGGTTTGATCAGTACGCGTGGGTCACATCTGCTTACATGATCGCAACCGTTGCTGGGATGCCGATCTTCGGTAAACTGAGTGATATGTATGGAAGAAAACGCTTCTTCCTCTTTGGAATGCTCATCTTCATGATTGGGAGTATCTTATGTGGAATGGCAGACTCGATCATTGAGCTGTCTGCTTATCGTGCGTTACAAGGGCTCGGTGGAGGGGCATTGATGCCAATCGCCTTTACGATCATCTTTGATATCTTCCCACCCGAAAAACGCGGTAAAGTCAGTGGTCTATTTGGAGCAGTCTTTGGAATTTCAAGTATCTTTGGTCCGTTACTTGGTGCTGTATTGACCGACTCCCTCGACTGGCGCTGGGTGTTCTACATCAATATCCCGCTCGGCTTGATTGCGCTTGGTCTCGTGACGGTCTTTTATCAGGAGTCGCCGGTTCACCGGACACAAAAAATCGATTATGTCGGTGCGGTTACGCTTGTCGCAGGATTGATTCTATTCTTGCTCGCGCTAGAAATGGGTGGGAAAGAGTATGCGTGGTCTTCACCACAAATTCTCGGCTTATTCGGAGCGGCACTCGTTTCGTTCATTGCCTTTGCGTTCGCTGAACGACGTGCAGCGGATCCCGTTATTACGTTTAGTTTGTTCCGTCGTCGTCTCTTTGCTGCAACACAAGGTGTGGCTTTCTTTTATGGGTTCGTCTTCATCTCAGCAAGTGTGTTCATTCCAATCTTCGTGCAAGGTGTCTTCGGGGGAAGCGCAACGAATTCCGGTCTGATCTTGATGCCGATGTTGATTGCCTCGGTCATCTCGGCACAACTCGGTGGACAATTACCGAATAAGTTTGGATTCCGAAACGTCATGATCGTCTCGGCTGTCTTTTTCTTACTCGGTGTCTATCTCCTCAGTACGATGACGCTTGATACATCCCGAACAGCAGTCACGATCTATATGATCATTCTCGGATTCGGGGTTGGGTTCAGCTTCTCGTTGTTGAATCTAGCAAGTATCAATGGGATCGAGATGCAACGCCGTGGTGCTGCGACTTCGATGGGATCAACGTTCCGAACAATCGGGATGACGCTTGGTGTCACGGTCCTTGGAATCATTCAGTCACGAACGTTCACATCAGCTGTCTCCGATCGGTTGCCGCAAGGTGAGGCGCCGTCGGGTGGACAATTCCCAACGGCAGCTGCGTTTGCGAAGATGCCGCCAGAAGTTGCGACAGCGATTAAGACGTCGCTTGCAGAATCGATTTCAACCGTCTATTTCTGGGCGTTGATTCCAGCAGTGCTTGGTGTCATCTTTATCTTCTTGATGGGGAACGAGCGTCCGATTTTATCGGAACAAGCGGCTCCAGAAAAGAAAAAACAAGCTCAATAA
- the ptsG gene encoding glucose-specific PTS transporter subunit IIBC, translating to MWKNVFGVLQRIGKALMLPVAILPAAGLLLAFGTAFQNPNLTQYLPFLENDSLVVIWRVMQDAGDIIFANLGLLFAVGVAIGLANGEGVAGLAAIVGFLIMNKVISSFLQITPEKITEAQKASDLSYATVLGIPTLQMGVFGGIIAGLIAAYSYNKFFKIKLPDFLGFFAGKRFVPIATALFSLVAGFALSYIWPPIGSGINTFSKTIIEANEPLSAFIFGLVERSLIPFGLHHIWYSSFWFQFGEYTDKAGTIINGDQRIFFAQLKDGVPFTAGTYMTGKYPFMMFGLPAACLAMYHTVAKDRRKAVEGLYFSAALTSFLTGITEPVEFSFVFVAPLLFAVHAVFAGLSFMIMDLLNVKIGMTFSGGLIDYTLFGILPNRTSWWLVIPVGLAFAVIYYFGFRFVITKFDLKIPGREAIKEGAATSTAQAGDLPYEILQAFGGPSNIKHLDACITRLRITVNDKSGVNKDRLKELGAAGVLEVGDNVQAIFGPKSDGIKTEMADIMKDPNYKPKETPEADPIPQVPTGDEARTSGSNATDTSPLAGDRGGAYVPEDGYVAPLSGIIRSLDDVPDQVFSGRMMGDGYAIEPTEGYVVSPVSGEITTFFPTKHAIGILADNGDEILIHIGIDTVSLEGKGFEALAKAGDRVEPGTPLLNVDLEQVRPLVPSLLTPIIVTNSGDRKVDVDVGRTVEAGEAISYRVE from the coding sequence ATGTGGAAAAACGTGTTTGGTGTCTTACAGCGGATTGGTAAGGCCCTGATGTTACCGGTAGCGATTTTACCGGCAGCGGGGTTATTGCTCGCGTTCGGGACGGCGTTTCAGAACCCGAACTTGACGCAATATTTACCGTTCCTCGAGAACGATTCGCTAGTCGTCATCTGGCGAGTCATGCAGGATGCAGGTGATATCATCTTTGCGAACCTCGGATTACTGTTTGCCGTCGGGGTCGCGATCGGTCTTGCGAATGGTGAAGGAGTCGCCGGTCTAGCAGCGATCGTTGGTTTCTTGATCATGAACAAGGTCATCAGTTCGTTTTTGCAGATTACACCAGAAAAAATCACGGAAGCCCAGAAGGCGAGTGACTTGTCGTATGCGACGGTCCTCGGGATACCGACCTTGCAGATGGGGGTATTCGGAGGGATCATTGCCGGTTTGATAGCAGCGTACAGTTATAATAAATTCTTTAAAATCAAACTGCCTGATTTCCTCGGATTCTTTGCAGGGAAACGTTTTGTTCCGATTGCAACCGCCTTATTCAGTCTCGTCGCAGGTTTTGCCCTATCGTACATTTGGCCACCGATCGGTAGTGGGATCAACACATTCTCAAAAACAATTATCGAAGCGAACGAACCGTTGTCTGCCTTCATTTTTGGACTCGTCGAACGTTCGTTGATTCCGTTTGGTCTTCACCATATCTGGTACTCAAGCTTCTGGTTCCAGTTCGGAGAATATACGGATAAAGCCGGAACGATCATCAACGGGGATCAGCGGATCTTCTTCGCACAGTTGAAGGATGGTGTACCATTTACAGCAGGAACATATATGACCGGGAAATATCCGTTCATGATGTTCGGTCTTCCAGCAGCCTGTCTTGCAATGTACCATACGGTTGCGAAGGATCGTCGTAAAGCTGTTGAAGGTCTTTACTTCTCAGCAGCGCTAACTTCTTTCCTGACTGGTATTACTGAGCCAGTCGAGTTCTCCTTCGTATTCGTCGCACCACTCTTGTTTGCCGTTCACGCCGTCTTTGCCGGACTTTCATTCATGATCATGGATTTACTGAACGTCAAGATCGGGATGACGTTCTCGGGTGGACTGATTGACTACACGTTATTCGGGATTCTACCGAACCGCACCTCGTGGTGGCTCGTCATTCCAGTCGGTCTAGCCTTCGCTGTCATCTATTACTTCGGCTTCCGCTTCGTTATTACGAAGTTTGATTTGAAGATTCCTGGACGCGAAGCGATTAAAGAAGGTGCCGCGACATCAACGGCACAAGCTGGCGATCTACCGTATGAGATTCTACAAGCATTCGGTGGTCCGTCGAATATCAAACATCTCGATGCCTGTATCACACGTCTTCGGATTACGGTTAATGATAAGTCCGGAGTCAATAAAGATCGTTTGAAAGAACTCGGTGCTGCCGGCGTCCTTGAAGTCGGAGATAACGTCCAGGCAATCTTTGGACCAAAATCCGACGGCATTAAGACCGAGATGGCAGATATCATGAAAGATCCAAATTATAAACCGAAAGAGACACCAGAAGCAGATCCAATCCCGCAAGTTCCAACGGGAGACGAAGCACGAACTTCTGGATCAAATGCAACCGATACGAGTCCACTTGCAGGAGATCGTGGTGGTGCTTATGTTCCTGAAGATGGTTATGTCGCACCGCTGAGCGGTATCATCCGTTCACTTGATGATGTGCCGGATCAAGTCTTCTCCGGACGCATGATGGGTGACGGATACGCGATTGAACCAACGGAAGGATATGTCGTCTCTCCAGTCTCTGGTGAGATCACGACCTTCTTCCCGACGAAACACGCGATTGGTATTCTTGCTGATAATGGAGATGAAATCTTGATTCATATCGGTATTGATACCGTTTCTCTCGAAGGAAAAGGATTTGAGGCGTTGGCGAAAGCTGGCGATCGTGTGGAACCAGGTACGCCACTTCTCAACGTTGATCTTGAACAAGTGCGACCACTCGTTCCATCATTACTGACACCAATCATCGTCACGAACAGCGGCGATCGAAAAGTCGACGTTGATGTTGGACGGACGGTCGAAGCAGGAGAAGCGATTTCGTATCGTGTAGAATAA
- the ptsG gene encoding glucose-specific PTS transporter subunit IIBC, giving the protein MFKQIFAVLQRVGKALMLPVAILPAAGILLGFGNAMQNPNLTSKLEFLKNDAIIKVAKLMEAAGDIIFGNLALLFAVGVAIGLAGDGAAGLAAIVGFLIMNKTMSVWLGVTPEMVANGQGYANVLGIPTLQTGVFGGIIIGLIAAWAYGKYHNLELPQFLGFFAGKRFVPIVTAVVSLFAGLVLVFVWPFAQDGLNTFSHFMMEKNPTLAAFVFGLIERSLIPFGLHHIFYAPFWFEFGSYTNAAGDVVRGDQAIFFAQLKDNVELTAGTFMTGKFPFMMFGLPAAALAMYHEARPERRAVVGGLLGSAALTAFLTGITEPIEFAFLFVAPILFAVHAVFAGLSFMTMQLLNVKIGMTFSGGLIDFLLFGVLPGRTQWWLVIVVGLALSVIYYVGFRFAIRKFNLKTPGREDEAQETSSVQGSELAEGILDALGSESNIKHLDACITRLRVEVLDKSKVNKDELKKLGAAGVLEVGNNVQAIYGPKSDNIKSEIQAVIASRKQEKSV; this is encoded by the coding sequence ATGTTCAAACAGATTTTTGCTGTTCTTCAACGTGTCGGTAAAGCGTTGATGCTTCCTGTAGCGATTTTGCCAGCTGCCGGTATCCTACTCGGATTCGGTAACGCGATGCAAAATCCGAACTTGACGTCAAAACTCGAGTTCTTAAAAAATGATGCAATCATCAAGGTTGCAAAATTGATGGAAGCAGCCGGGGATATCATCTTCGGTAACTTAGCACTCTTATTCGCGGTCGGTGTCGCGATTGGTCTTGCAGGGGACGGCGCAGCCGGACTTGCGGCAATCGTCGGATTCTTGATCATGAACAAAACAATGAGCGTTTGGCTCGGCGTTACACCTGAAATGGTTGCTAACGGTCAAGGATATGCAAACGTACTCGGTATCCCAACACTTCAAACAGGGGTATTCGGTGGTATCATCATCGGTCTGATCGCAGCCTGGGCGTACGGGAAGTATCATAATCTCGAATTGCCGCAGTTCCTCGGATTCTTTGCTGGTAAACGTTTCGTTCCAATCGTCACAGCTGTTGTCTCATTATTCGCAGGTCTTGTACTTGTATTCGTTTGGCCGTTCGCACAGGACGGATTAAACACATTCTCCCACTTTATGATGGAGAAAAACCCAACACTCGCAGCATTCGTCTTCGGTCTCATCGAACGTTCGTTGATTCCATTTGGTCTTCACCACATCTTCTACGCTCCATTCTGGTTCGAATTCGGTTCGTACACGAATGCAGCAGGTGATGTCGTTCGTGGTGACCAAGCGATCTTCTTCGCTCAATTGAAAGATAACGTTGAATTGACTGCTGGTACATTCATGACTGGTAAATTCCCGTTCATGATGTTCGGTCTTCCAGCAGCAGCACTCGCAATGTACCACGAAGCTCGTCCTGAGCGCCGTGCAGTCGTTGGTGGTCTTCTTGGATCAGCAGCACTTACAGCATTCTTGACAGGTATCACAGAGCCAATCGAATTCGCATTCTTGTTCGTAGCTCCAATCTTGTTCGCAGTTCACGCGGTCTTCGCAGGTCTTTCGTTCATGACAATGCAATTGTTGAACGTTAAGATCGGTATGACGTTCTCTGGTGGTTTGATTGACTTCCTTCTCTTCGGTGTTCTTCCAGGACGCACGCAGTGGTGGCTCGTCATCGTCGTTGGTCTTGCACTTTCTGTCATCTACTACGTTGGATTCCGTTTCGCAATCCGTAAATTCAACCTGAAAACGCCAGGTCGTGAAGATGAAGCGCAAGAGACTTCTTCTGTTCAAGGTTCTGAACTCGCTGAAGGTATCCTTGACGCACTCGGTTCAGAGTCGAACATCAAACACTTGGATGCATGTATTACACGTCTTCGTGTCGAAGTTCTCGACAAGTCAAAAGTCAACAAAGATGAGTTGAAAAAATTAGGTGCTGCTGGTGTCCTTGAAGTTGGTAACAACGTTCAAGCGATCTACGGACCGAAATCAGACAACATTAAGTCTGAAATCCAAGCCGTCATCGCATCACGTAAACAAGAAAAATCAGTCTAA
- the glcT gene encoding glucose PTS transporter transcription antiterminator GlcT, protein MDKQMYHVIKVLNNNVVICSTGANQEVIILAKGIGFGRKPGDQLTDLDKLEKVYTLKDKEEQDQYKALVGHLDENFIALMNEIVSMIETRFGKKVDEHIHIGLTDHLTFTFKRLEQGMEVTNPFLAETEALYPEEYALAEEIVEFISAEMNFYLPPAETGFIALHIHSATNFKDVLEVNRHHQLVGLIASHIEQRLEIKIDRKSLDYKRLIRHLRSAIERVSNGEYLEAPEKVEKLLREEYPLCYDTAWELMSIMERQLKKAVPRGEATYLTMHLQRLVQYDSGK, encoded by the coding sequence ATGGATAAACAAATGTACCACGTTATCAAGGTATTGAATAATAATGTTGTCATTTGTTCGACTGGTGCGAATCAGGAAGTCATTATCCTCGCGAAAGGGATTGGCTTCGGTCGGAAGCCAGGCGATCAACTGACAGATCTCGACAAGTTGGAAAAAGTCTACACGTTGAAGGATAAAGAAGAACAGGATCAATATAAGGCACTCGTCGGTCATCTCGATGAGAACTTCATCGCGTTGATGAACGAGATCGTCTCGATGATCGAGACACGCTTCGGAAAAAAGGTCGACGAACATATCCATATCGGATTGACGGATCATTTGACGTTCACGTTCAAGCGATTAGAACAAGGAATGGAAGTCACGAATCCGTTTCTTGCCGAAACGGAAGCCTTATATCCGGAAGAGTATGCCCTTGCAGAAGAAATCGTCGAGTTCATCAGTGCCGAGATGAATTTTTACCTGCCTCCAGCTGAGACAGGATTTATCGCACTTCATATTCATTCAGCGACGAACTTCAAAGACGTACTCGAAGTCAACCGCCATCATCAACTCGTCGGTTTAATTGCCAGTCATATCGAACAGCGACTGGAGATTAAAATCGATCGAAAATCGCTTGATTACAAGCGTCTGATTCGGCATCTTCGTTCAGCGATTGAAAGGGTTTCCAATGGGGAGTATCTAGAGGCTCCAGAAAAAGTAGAAAAGCTATTGCGTGAAGAATATCCGCTATGCTATGATACTGCTTGGGAGCTGATGTCCATCATGGAACGTCAGTTGAAGAAAGCGGTACCGCGCGGTGAGGCGACGTATCTTACGATGCATCTGCAACGCTTAGTGCAGTACGATTCAGGTAAATGA
- a CDS encoding YuiB family protein, producing MHIIQAVIGSVLYLVMFFSIGFILNMLLRSTWVMLVLYPVIIIMMIDNQSTLEYFTNAREAIPNLGDRIAGLQTADITMFAAGLAGIIIAGLSIRFLRKSGYQMF from the coding sequence ATGCATATCATTCAAGCCGTGATCGGGAGTGTCCTTTATCTCGTCATGTTCTTTAGTATCGGATTCATCTTAAACATGTTGTTGCGGAGTACATGGGTGATGCTAGTACTCTATCCGGTCATCATCATCATGATGATCGACAACCAATCGACGCTCGAATACTTCACGAATGCTCGTGAAGCGATTCCGAATCTTGGCGACCGGATTGCTGGTCTACAGACGGCGGATATCACGATGTTCGCGGCAGGTCTTGCTGGAATCATCATCGCCGGTCTATCGATTCGCTTCTTGCGTAAGAGCGGTTACCAAATGTTTTAA
- a CDS encoding NAD(P)/FAD-dependent oxidoreductase yields the protein MNTPNIVILGAGYGGLITAVNLQKKLGVDQANITLINKHDYHYQTTWLHEPAAGTMSAEQARIYINDVINPSRVKLVKGIVEKVDTAAKTVLLQDGGTVPYDYVVVALGGVPETFGIKGLKEHALTISSLNSVRKIKEHIDYSFAQYKTTGSQDRSLLTIVVGGAGFTGIEFMGELVNRIPELCKQYDIPRELVRVVNIEAAPTVLPGFDADLVNYAHKWLERQGIEFKLGNGIKECGPGSVTFGPLQGDTTETIEANTIIWTGGVSGNPVVAASGFEAMRNRVVVEEDLRVPGYDNVFMIGDCSAVMDPSSNRPYPPTAQIATQQAHKVAENIAALIAGRQTSTFTYENKGTVASLGHKDGIGMVFGKKIYGRNASFMKKVIDNKHFFELKKLGLAIKKGKF from the coding sequence ATGAACACACCTAACATTGTCATTCTTGGAGCGGGCTACGGTGGATTGATCACAGCAGTCAACCTTCAAAAGAAACTCGGCGTCGATCAAGCGAACATCACGTTGATCAACAAACACGACTATCATTACCAAACGACTTGGTTGCACGAACCAGCAGCAGGTACGATGTCTGCGGAGCAAGCGCGCATCTACATCAATGATGTCATTAACCCGTCACGCGTCAAACTTGTCAAAGGTATCGTTGAAAAAGTCGACACGGCTGCTAAAACGGTTCTCTTACAAGATGGCGGAACAGTTCCTTACGATTACGTCGTCGTTGCTCTCGGTGGCGTTCCTGAAACATTCGGTATCAAAGGATTGAAGGAACACGCGCTGACGATCAGCTCGTTGAACAGCGTCCGTAAAATCAAGGAACATATCGATTACTCATTCGCACAGTACAAAACAACAGGATCACAAGATCGTTCACTCTTGACGATCGTCGTTGGTGGTGCTGGATTCACAGGAATCGAGTTCATGGGTGAGCTCGTCAACCGTATTCCAGAACTGTGCAAACAATATGATATCCCACGCGAACTCGTCCGTGTCGTTAACATCGAGGCAGCACCAACAGTCCTTCCAGGATTCGATGCAGATCTCGTCAACTACGCACACAAATGGCTTGAGCGCCAAGGTATCGAGTTCAAACTTGGTAACGGCATCAAGGAATGTGGACCAGGAAGCGTCACATTCGGTCCGCTTCAAGGCGATACAACAGAAACAATCGAAGCAAACACAATCATCTGGACAGGTGGCGTCAGTGGTAACCCTGTCGTTGCAGCATCTGGATTCGAAGCGATGCGTAACCGTGTCGTCGTCGAAGAAGATCTTCGTGTTCCAGGATACGATAACGTCTTCATGATCGGTGACTGTTCAGCAGTCATGGATCCAAGCTCGAACCGTCCGTACCCACCAACTGCACAAATCGCGACACAACAAGCACACAAAGTCGCTGAGAACATCGCAGCACTCATCGCAGGTCGTCAAACATCGACGTTCACGTATGAGAACAAAGGAACGGTTGCTTCACTTGGTCATAAAGACGGTATCGGCATGGTCTTCGGTAAGAAGATCTACGGTCGTAACGCATCGTTCATGAAAAAAGTCATCGACAACAAACACTTCTTCGAACTGAAAAAACTTGGTCTTGCGATCAAAAAAGGGAAGTTCTAA